The Shinella zoogloeoides genome contains the following window.
CTCGGCCGAAAGCTGGAGGAAAACGTCAGCCATAGGCCGCCTTTCCGACGCTCTGCGCGAGCCATGTCGGAAGCTGCGGCGCGGCGGCGACCAGTTCGCCGAACACGCCGGGCGGCATCTTCCGCTTCAAGGTCGTGAGCGCGGCCTCCGCCTTTTCGGGGCCGAGCCAGGCCAGCGCCCGCACGGCCTCGCCTGCGGGGCGGTTGGCCAGGGCCAGTTGCCAGCGCGGCGCGTGCCGCAATTCGACGACCTGCTTGCCGAGGTGTATCTTTCGGCTGCGTCCGGAGGTCAGATAGACCGAGCGGACGGGCACCTGCGTCGTCAAGCCAAGCGCGTTCGCCGCGGCGGCTCCGTTCGAGACGATGATCTCCCCTTTTTGGGTCGCGAGGGCCTCGACAGCCTGCTCGACCGAAGGTGCGCGCGTGCCAAACCGACTGGCGATGGGGCGCAGATAGACGCCACGACCGGCGCGGATGAGCTGCCCGCGCTCGGACAGACGCGACAATGCCTGATCCACGGCCGCCCGGTTTCCGAGGTGGAGCAGGCCCTTGGCGGACACGGGCATCCCTTCGGGAAGTCCCGTCGCATGTGCCAGAATCTGTTCGGTCAGCCGTGTCATCGTCTTTCTCCTGTTGGAAATATACGCGGGTTTCTGACAGTTTTCAAGGAAGCGCAGGGGAACATACCGAATAGGGGGAAAGCCTTCCCCTGCGGCCGAGCCTTGGTCTCTACCTACCCCTTCTGCGGGGAGATCCCCGCAACGCCCCCTTCAGAGTGAGAGTGCGGACGGATTTTCCGTGACGGGTTAAGAGCTGGAGGAGAGGCTTCCGGCACCCGTCGCGGAGATCATCCCGATGGCCAGACAGGGTCGTAACCTCGCGGAAGGTGGCGCGCGCAGCAACCTTTACGACGACATCACCAACAAGATCATCGCCGAGCTGGAGCAAGGGCGGTTGCCATGGGTCCAGCCCTGGGGTGCGTCGCCTGATACCGCCCCGCTGGGCCTGCCGAGAAATGCTTCAACCGGCCGGTCCTATTCCGGCATCAATATTCTCATCCTCTGGGGGGCTGTCATCCAGCATGGTTTCCCCGCTCAGGCGTGGCTGACGTTCCGCCAGGCGCTTTCGCTTGGCGGCAATGTCAGGAAGGGCGAACGTGGCACGACTGTCGTTTATGCCGACCGTTTCACCCCCGAGGACGAGAAGCGCCGTGCCCGCGAAACGGGTGAGGATGCGCATGCCATTCCGTTCCTAAAGCGGTTCACGGTCTTTAACGCCGCGCAATGCGATGGCCTACCCGATGAGATCACGGCAGTCGCGCCGCCACCGCCGCCGGGCCTTATCGAACCTCAGGTCGAGGCGTTGATCCGGGCCACCGGCATCGACTTCCGTATTGGCGGCAATCGCGCCTTCTATATGCCGTCGCTCGACTATGTGCAGGTGCCGCCTCCGCAAGCCTATTTCGAGCCGATCAACTGGCACAGGACGGCCCTGCATGAACTGGGGCACGCCAGCGGCCATCACAGCCGCCTCAACCGCGATCTGACCGGCTCGTTCGGTTCGAAGAAATACGCCTTCGAGGAGATGATTGCCGAACAGACCGCAGCTTTCAGTTGCGCCGCGCTCGGGATCGTGCCGACCGTCCGCCATGCCGATTACATCGGATCGTGGCTGGAGGTCATGCGCGAGGATTCCCGCGCCATTGTCCGCGCGGCCTCGCAGGCCAGCAAGGCGGCGGACTGGCTGCTGTCGCATCTGCTTGCCGAAGACACCGGGGAGTCGGATGCGAGCGAAACCGACCGGAGGGCGGCGGCATGATCCTCCTGACAGGCGCACAGCACGACCGCCTGCTGGCCAATGGTCGCCAGCGCGATCAAGATCACATCCCCGGTCGTGAAGTTCTTCAATCCCATCGGTGAAGGCGTCTGGCTCGCTACCGAGCTGGATGAGGATGGCGACATCATGTTCGGCCTGGCGGATCTCGGCCATCCCGAACTGGGTTCGTGGAGCCTTGGCGAGATGCAGTCAGTCCGGCTGCCATTCGGCATGGGCATCGAGTGCGATCTGCTGTTCACCGGCGATTTCCCGATCTCGGTCTGGGCCGAGGCCGCCCGTGAGACCGGCAGCATCCGCGCCGCCGAGCGTTTGCTCTACGGCGTCGGCGCGAGCTTTTCCCGTACATCCGCCGATACAGAAAACCGGAGTGCCTGATTTCCGGGTTTCAGGTTCTGCGGCTGGCGTCGCTCTCTTCAGAGGAAGAGGGCGGCGCTTCGCTTCGTGACGGGCTGATAGCCGGAGAGAGAGGCTCACCGGCGTCCGTCATGGAGTCACTGACATGGCCACTGCCGTTCAAAAGATCACCCTGTCATCCTCGCGCGACATTCCCTTCAACAAACTGGTGCTCAGCCAGTCCAACGTCCGGCGCGTCAAGGCCGGGATCTCTGTTGAGGAGCTGGCCGAGTCTATCGCCCGTCGCGGCCTGATCCAGTCCCTGCATGTCCGCCCGGTCGTGGATGCCGAGGGCAAGGAAACCGGCATGTTCGAGGTGCCCGCCGGCGGTCGCCGCTTCCGGGCGCTGGAACTGCTGGTCAAGCAGAAGCGCCTCGCCAAGATCGCGCCGGTCCCGTGCGTGGTGTCGGAGGCCAGCGCCGATGTGCTGATCGACGAGGTATCGCTCGCCGAGAATATCGAGCGCGCACCGCTGCATCCGCTCGACCAATTCCGCGCCTTCCAGGCCATGCGCGAAAAGGGCATGACCGAGGAAACAATAGCTGCCGCCTTCTTCGTGGACTCCAAGGTGGTGAAACAGCGCCTGCGTCTGGTTTCCGTCTCACCGGCATTGCTCGACGTCTATGCCGAGGACGGCATGACGCTGGAACAACTCATGGCCTTCAGCGTCAGTTCTGACCATGCCCGTCAGGAGCAGGTCTGGGAAGCGATCAGGGATGGCTGGCAGAAGGAACCCTACCACATCCGACGCCTGCTGACCGAAACCACAGTCCGCGCCGCCGACAAACGGGCGGTGTTCGTTGGTATCGATGCCTATGAAGAGGCTGGCGGCTGCGTGCTGCGTGATCTCTTTCAGCAGGACGATGGTGGCTGGCTGCAAGATCCGGTGCTGCTCGACCGGTTGGTGGGCGAAAAACTGAAGGCCGAGGGCGAAGCCATCGCCGCCGAGGGCTGGAAATGGATCGAGGTCGCCATCACCTTCCCCTATGGTCACGACCATGGCCTACGCCAGATTGTCGGCACCACGGTCGATCTGAGCGAAGAGGAACGCGCCACCCGCGAAGCATTGCGCGACGAGTATGACCGGCTTGAAGTCGAATATGGCGAGGCGGACGAGCTGCCTGACGAGATCGACGCCCGCTTGGGTGAGATCGAACTGGCTCTGGAAACCTTCGAGCGCCGTCCGATGACCTTCGAGCCGGACCAGATCAGCATGGCGGGTGTCTTCATCAGCATCGACGCCGATGGCGCATTGCTGATCGAGCGCGGCTATGTTCGCGCCGAAGATGAAACGCCTGCGGAACCGGAAGCTGAAATCGTTGACCCGGAAACCGGCGAGGTGATCCAGCGGACAGAACCGGAGGTAAGCCGCATGGGTGCAGTTATCACGCTGGGCGGCCAGGCGGTCGAAACTGAGGAGGAAGACGAGGCCGACATCATCAAGCCGCTGCCCGATCGCCTGGTCAGCGAGCTGACCGCGCATCGCACGCTGGCGCTGCGGGATGCGGTGGCAGTAAACCCGCATGTCGCTATGACGGCACTGCTGCACAGGCTGGCCATGGATTGCTTCATGCCGCATTCCAGCAAGGGATGCCTCGAAGCCCAGGTCCGGGAGGTTCATCTGCCCGCACAGGCCGAGGATCTGCGCGACAGCGCGTCGGCCAAGGCTATCGCTGACCGCCACGAACGCTGGGGCGATCATGTCCCGGCAGACGATGCCGCCCTCTGGGATTGGCTGACCGATCTGGACGATGGGTGGCGCATGGAGTTACTCGCCCATTGCGTCAGCTTCGGTGTCAATGCGCTCTATGAGAAGCCGAACCCTTACAGCGGCACGGGCGTCAGCCAGCACGGGCTGGACATCCGCCTGTCGCAGGCTGACCGGCTGGCCCGTTCGACCGGCCTCGACATGGTGGCCGTGGGCTGGCGGCCGACGGTCGGCAATTATCTCGGCCGCGTGACCAAGCCCCGTATCCTTGAAGCTGTACGTGAAGGGGCCGGAGACCGGGCCGCCGAGTTGATCGGACATCTCAAGAAGGGCGACATGGCCAAGGAAGCCGAACGCCTGCTGGCGGAAACCGGCTGGCTGCCTGAGCCGCTGCGCATGGCGGACGAGGGTATCGAAGTCGACCCGGCATCGGGCACTGCGGCGGAAGCCGACAATCTGCCCGATTTCCTCTCCGGCGATGGCGAGGACGACCCCGCTGACGATGAGGAAGAACAGCATATGGTCGCTGCTGAATAGCACTCATGCGGGGCGGCTTCGGTCGCCCCGTTCTAACCGCTCCGTTTCCGTAACTCGCCCGATCCTCGTGATCGGGCTTTTTCTTTGGAGAGCCGCCATGGCTGCCAGCATCGACGTTGATGAAATATTTGCTCAGGATCGGGAAAACCGTCCGCTGGAGCGTACACTGCCCTGGGAGGAAAGCCGCGACGGCATGACCGTTGTTGTGGAGCCAAAGCCCCATTGGGCCGAAGATATGCGCGTTTTCCGGCTCGATGCCCGTGAATACTGCCGCTATGCCGAATGGACTGCCCATGGCGGCCGTGCGCGCTTCTATGGTCACATCGATACATCGGGCGACGATCTGATGATGAAAGCCCGCGCGATGGTTGCCCGCGAAATTGCCGATGGGCTTTGGAGCTGAAGACCCGATCGCAGGGTCTCTGGCCGTGAGGATGGGATGTCTGCACCGGACGGGCCCAATCCGGCTTCACCATGCAATCCGCCATCCCGATCAGGACAAGCGGCAGCCATCTCTGGCCTGAAGGAACACGATCCTGATGCCAGCATGGTGGCAAGGCTGACGCGGCAGAGCATCTGCGACGGGTATCCGGCATCCTGTCAGATGCGAAAAACCACCCCCGCTTCCATTCGCAAACCTTGGTCCGATCCGTCTCTTTGACATTCAACCCCAAAGGGGTCGGCTTACGCGCGCGTGCCGCCCTCGGGGATTCGGGAAAAGTCCGAACGCCCTCGGGTGATTGCAGATCCGGTCAGACACTTCGGGCGCCTGTCGCGCGGGGGATGGTCCCCCGCCTCCCAAAGACAGGAGCCGGAACCCATGTCCTATGCAGATGCCACCGCCTTCGCCGCCAGCCTTGCCGCCACGCTGATGGTTTCGATCGTTGTGTTCCAGGCCGGAGACGGCACCCACGCCGCGTGCCCTGCCGCCGAGTTCGACGGCGACGACGACATGGTGAAGCTGGAGCTGGACCCGTGGGAATAAGGCGCGAAAGCGCCTCATCCCCGACGGCCCGAGCGCGGCAGCCCGCGCTTCGGGCCTTCAGCGCCTCGCGATGGTTCCCATCGCCGGCAGCGGAACCGGGAACGAGCCCGGTCAGAGAGGAAGAGTGCGGGCCGTTCGGCCGTGACGGGTTGAGGGTCGGAGAGAGAGGCTCACCGGCGCCCGTCATGGAGTGATCCCGATGACCTTTGCCCGTTCCGAAACCTTCCGTTCCATCGGCCAGATTCTGGCTGCCGATGTTCTGCCCGCGCTTTATCGGTCGCAAAAGCTGCCGCTGCGTATCTCATGCCTTGGCGTGGCCAGTTATGACGCCAGTGACGCGGCGAACGGTTTTGACCGCGTGATCCCGCTTGGCGAATGCCCGTCACCGGAAGAGGCCATCCAGGCCGCAGCCTTGCGCCTGTCGCGCGGTGATATTCGCACGGGGCCGGACAGCTTTCCGTATTTTCAGCCGCGCATCATGCTCATTCAGGACCAAGATCAACGCCTGGTCCTCGCTGGCGAAATCCGCGCCGGCATTATCCTCTGGCAACAGCCTGTCGCCTCCGATGCCGAGGCACGCAGGATCGTGACCGAGGCCAGCCGCCTGCGCGGTATGGCGTTTCGGACATCAGATCCCGAAGCGGCGAGACGGCTGCGTTACCGCGCCGCTGCGCTGGAAGCCCGGTTGGTCGATTCCTTTTGGCGCGAGACCTCGGCCGATCTGCTCCGCCTGCCGCAGGCCGCCTGAGCTTCACCCATTTCATCCCATTCGGCTCGGCCACACGCCGGGCCATGTCATGCCAGGAGACTATCATGGCCGATTATTTCACGCACTTTTCTTGCCTGCTCGATGTAGGCACCCCCGAAAACGCTGCCCGCGCGCTGGATCTCTACAAAGCTCTGGCGGATGACAATGCCGTTGAGGATCCGCCCTCCGATGGCTTCCTGCTCTCCATCCAGCCAGAGCATGGCGGTACGCAACTCTGGATGCGCGATGACGTCACCGGCGATCCTGAGCATGTTATCCAATTCGTCAAACGCTGCGCTGCCGAATTTGGCCTGAGTGGATTGTGGGGTTTCCAGTACGCAAATAGCTGCTCGAAACCGCGCATCGACGGATTTGGTGGTGGGGCGCATGTCCTTGATCTCGCCACCGGCAAGACGGTGGACTGGATCTCTACCGATGGCTGGCTTTCCACCGTGCTGGAGGGAGGCGATCCCCATGCCTGAGATCATCGAAACCACCGTCTATCGCCTCGACGAATTGTCCGAAGCGGCGAAGGACAAGGCCCGTGCCTGGTATCGCGAAGGCGGCTTCGACTATGACTGGTACGATGCCGTCTATGAGGATTTTCAGCGCATCGCCGAGATCCTCGGTTTGAATCTCAAAACCCGCACCGTCCGGTTGATGGGCGGGGGTACACGGCAAGCCCCCTGTATTTGCTTCCGGGGCTTCTGGTCGCAAGGTGATGGCGCCTGTTTCGAGACCTTCTATTCCTACCGGAAAAATGCGCCGCGCCGGATCAGGGAATACGCCCCGCAGGACACCGAACTGCACCGCATCGCCGATACCCTTCAGGCGATCCAGCGCCGAAACTTCTATCAGCTTCGCGCCGATGCCAGCCATCGCGGGCATTATTATCACGAATACTGCATGTCGATCGCGGTCGAGCGCGACAGCCCGACCTGGCAGGACATGACCGCTGATGCCGAGGAGGCGGTCATCGAGGCGCTGCGCGATCTGGCCCGCTGGCTCTACCGCCAGCTTGAGCGCGAGTATGATTATCTGTCCTCGGACGAGGCTGTCGATGCAACCATTGCCGCCAATGAATACACCTTCACCGCAACTGGTCGCCGCTTTGGATGATCCCGAGAATACGCTGACAAGCGCCCCACCGTCCGGTCGGGGCGCTTTTTTTATGCTGCGCTTTGAGAGTCAGAGGCGGGCCGGAAGGGGTTAAGTCCGGGCGGTCGAGAGAGAGCGCTGTTCGGGCCTGTCCTTTCCGCTCTCCTGAGGTTCCAGGCATGAACATGGTGTTCCCCGTGACCGACCCGGTCACACCAATGGCGGCTGCGCCCGCCATTCTGGCTGCGGCCAATCTTTTACTCCCCCATCTCGAACGCGGGCAGCGCGTCGATGCTGCCATCCTGCGCGGTGTGATGGAAACGGCCTTCGGCGCATCTGACGCTACCGGCGTCTGGGACTGGAAGCTCGCTTATGAGGCGTGCGAAGTCGCTGCCGTTCTCTTCCTGCGCAAATACGGAAAGGCGCTTTTCCGTAAAGCCGCGTCTCCGGCTTCACGGATTTCTGTGCTGGCAAAGGTCGCGGGGCTGCTGCCCACGCAGACCCGACGTTCCGAGGAAAGCCAGAACTTCCAGCAATTTTCGACGCCGATCCCGCTCGGCCTTGCCGCTCTGACAGCCGCCGCGATCACACCCGATGATCGCGTGCTGGAACCATCGGCGGGCACCGGCCTTCTGGCGATACTGGCGCAGACGATCGGCGGCTCGCTGATCCTCAATGAACTCGCCGAGACCCGCGCCGATCTGCTTGCCCAGCTCTTTCCGGCTTTTGCCGTCACCCAGTTCGACGCCGCCCAGATCGACGACCATTTGCCCCCAGATGCCGTCCCGTCCGCGGTGCTGATGAACCCGCCCTTCTCGGTTATGGCCAATGTCAGCGGGCGTGTCGCCGATGCGGCCTACCGCCATGTTGTCTCGGCGCTGGCCCGTCTTGCACCGGGCGGTCGGCTGGTGACGATCACCGGCGCAGGCTTTGGTCCCGAGGCCCCGGCATGGCGGGACGCTTTCATCCGCTTGCAGGCGCGTGGCCGTGTGGTGTTCAGCGCCGCCATTGATGGTGCGGTCTATGCCAAGCACGGCACCACGATCGACACACGGCTGACCGTGATCGACAAACTGCCCGCCGACGATCCCGCCAGTTTGCCGGCTTCGCCGGGGATCGCGCCTGATGTTGCCACGCTGATCGGATGGATCGAGGAACAGGTTCCGCCGCGCCTGCCAGTGTCATTGCCGAAGATCGTGGTTTCCGCTTGGGCCACCGCGCCGAAGACCGTGCGGGGCTATCTCGCTCGCTCGGCGGCTACGCGATCTGTCGCTGCTTCGCCCAATGATCCTGATGGCGTCGAACTCGCCTATGAGACCGTGGACTGGACGCCACCGGAAGGCGCTCGCCTGTCCGACGCGATCTATGAGGAATATGCGCTGCAATCGCTGCGTATCGCTGGTGCACAGCCGCATCCGACCAAGCTGGTGCAATCCGCCGCCATGGCCTCGGTCGCACCGCCCAAGCCTTCCTACCGGCCCATGCTGCCGCCCGACATCTGCGCGCGTCTGTCGGACGCCCAGCTTGAAACGGTGATCTATGCCGGTGAAGCCCACGCCGATCATCTCGCCGGCGCCTGGACCGTGGACGAGCATTTCGACAATGTGAGCGCCGCGCCCGAGGATGCTGCCGGATCGATCCGCTTTCGCCGGGGCTTCATGCTCGGTGATGGAACCGGCGCTGGCAAGGGTCGCCAGTCCGCCGCCATCATTCTCGACAACTGGCTTCGCGGTCGGCGCAAAGCGATCTGGATCTCCAAATCCGACAAGCTGATCGAGGACGCGCAACGCGACTGGTCGGCGCTCGGCATGGAACGGCTGCTGGTCACGCCTCTGTCACGCTTCCCTCAAGGCAAGCCGATCACGCTGTCGGAAGGCATCCTTTTTACCACCTATGCCACGCTACGCTCCGACGACCGCGGCGAGAAGGTTTCCCGCGTCAAGCAGATCGTCGAATGGTTAGGGTCCGATTTCGATGGAGCCATTATCTTCGACGAGAGCCATTCCATGCAGAATGCCGGTGGCGGAAAAGGTGAACGCGGTGATGTCGCCGCCTCGCAGCAGGGACGTGCGGGCCTGCGGCTTCAGCACGCGCTGCCCGACGCCCGCGTCGTCTATGTCTCGGCGACTGGCGCCACCACCGTCCACAATCTCGCCTATGCTCAGCGCCTCGGCCTCTGGGGCGGTGAGGACTTTCCGTTCCAGACGCGCGCCGAGTTCGTCGAGGCGATCGAATCCGGTGGCGTTGCGGCCATGGAGGTCCTGGCCCGCGACCTGCGATCTCTCGGCCTCTATACCGCCCGCTCACTCTCCTATGATGGCGTCGAATATGAACTGATCGAGCATCAGCTCACGGACGAACAGCGGCACATCTACGACTCATATGCTGCCGCCTTCGCTGTCATTCATGGGAACCTGGACGCGGCGATGGAAGCCGCCAACATCACCGGCAGCGAGGGGACGCTGAACCGGCAGGCCAAATCCGCCGCCCGTTCGGCCTTTGAAAGCACCAAGCAGCGCTTCTTTGGCCATCTGCTGACCTCCACGAAAACCCCGACCCTGATCCGGTCTATCGAGGCCGATCTGGAGGCGGGCCATGCCGCCGTCATCCAGATCGTCTCGACCGGCGAAGCCCTGATGGAACGGCGGCTATCCGAGATCCCCACCGAGGAATGGAACGATATTTCCGTCGATGTCACGCCGAGGGAGTATGTCGGCTCGTATTTGCAGCATTCCTTCCCGGTCCAGCTCTACGAGCCGTTCACCGACGGTGAGGGGAACCTCTCGTCACGGCCCGTCTTCCGCGATGGTCAGCCGGTGGAATGCCGCGAAGCCGTGGCGCGGCGCAACGAGATGCTGGAGCAGCTGGGGTCGCTTCCGCCTGTCCCCGGTGCGCTCGACCAGATCGTGCAGCGTTTCGGTACGGATATGGTGGCCGAGGTCACAGGCCGTTCGCGCCGGATCGTGCGCAAGGGTGACGGGGCATCGGCACGTCTTGCGGTCGAGAACCGTGCGCCTTCTGCCAACCTTGCCGAGACGTCAGCCTTCATGGATGACCAGAAGCGCATCCTCGTCTTCTCTGATGCTGGTGGCACGGGGCGCAGCTATCACGCCGAACTCTCGGCGAAAAACCAGCGGCTGCGCGTGCATTACCTGCTGGAACCGGGCTGGAAGGCCGATGCCGCCATTCAGGGGCTCGGGCGCACCAACCGCACCAATCAGGCGCAGCCGCCGCTGTTCCGACCCATCGCCACGGATGTCAAAGCCGAGAAGCGCTTCCTTTCGACCATCGCCCGCCGCCTCGACACGCTGGGCGCGATCACACGCGGCCAGCGTCAGACCGGCGGTCAGGGGCTGTTCCGTCCCGAGGATAATCTGGAATCCGCCTATGCCCGCGATGCGCTGCGCCAGCTCTATCTGCTGATCGTGCGCGGCAAGGTCGAGGGCTGCTCGTTGGAGCGGTTTGAAGCCGCCACCGGCCTGAAGCTGATGGATTCGACCGGCATCAAGGACGACCTGCCGCCGATCACCACCTTCCTCAACCGCCTGCTGGCGCTGACCATCGAGTTGCAGGGCATCCTGTTCTCGGCCTTCGAGCAGCTTCTGCAGGCGCGGATCGACGGGGCAATTGCATCCGGGACCTATGACATGGGGTTGGAAACGCTGAAGGCGGAGAGCTTCATCGTCACCGACCGGCAGGTGATCCACACCCATCCGGGCACAGGGGCGGAAACCCGGCTCCTGACGCTCACCGAGCGCAGGCGCAATCAACCGGTTTCGCTCGATGCCGCGCTGGCGGAACTGGATGATCCCCGCGCAAGATTGCTCATCAACGAGCGATCCGGTCGCGCCGCCGTGCAGATCCCGACCACCAGCATCATGCTGGATGATGGCGAGATCGAACGGCGCGTGCGGCTGATCCGGCCGATGGAGGCGATGAACATTCCTGTGCGGGCGATGGGTGACACCCACTGGATCGAGGCCGACCGTTCCGCCTTCAACGCAGCCTGGAAGACAGAACTGGCCGAGGTGCCGGAGTTCACCGACAGTACCCTGCATATAGTGACAGGGCTGCTTCTGCCGATCTGGAAACGCCTGCCGCAGGAGTCTTCCCGTGTCTATCGGCTCCAGACCGACGAGGGCGAACGCATCATCGGTCGCCGGGTATCGCCGGCCTGGGCCGCCAATGCTTCGACCAGTGGCGTCACCAACAGCCTGACACCGGATGCCGCCTATGCTGCGCTGATCGAAGGTCGCACGATCCTCGACCTTGCCGAGGGGCTGCAACTGCGCCGCGTCCGCGTCATGGGCGCCAACCGGATCGAACTGACCTGCTTTACCGATGCAATGCGTGATCGGCTGCGGGCCTATGGTCTCTTCAGTGAGATCATCTCGTGGAAACTGCGCTTCTTCGTACCCGTCGATGCAACGGGGCCGGAGATCATCGGCAAACTGCTTGACCGCTTCCCGGCCCTGCGCATCGGTGAGCGGGAGGCCGCATAATGTCGCGTCTCAACGCTTCCGAACTGGCGCACCGTCTCGGCCGACAGGCCGAGGCGGTGTGCCGCCACTATCTCTCCAATGGCCGCAAACAGGGCAATTACTGGCAGGTTGGCGATGTCCGAAACACGGCTGGCCGCTCGATGTTCGTCCGGTTGCACGACAGCGTGAAAGGCATTGCCGGCAAATGGCAGGACTCGGCCACGGGTGAATATGGCGATCTGCTGGATGTGATCCGGGATTCGCTCGGTCTCATCGACTTCGCAGATGTTGCCGAAGAAGCCCGGCACTTCCTCAGCCTGCCGCATCCTGAACTGCAGCCGTCATCCCGTCCGTCCCGAACGCCTGCACCATCGGGATCATCCGAGGCGGCACGTCGCCTCTGGCGCATGACACAGCCGCTGATCGGCAGCATCGCAGAAGCGTATTTACGCGGACGCGGCATTACGGATTTACGCCAAACCGCAAATCTGCGCTTCCATCCCAACTGCTACTGGCGCCCCGAGGACGATGGCCCGACGCAAACCTGGCCCGCCATGATCGCCGCCGTTACCGACCTCGATGGCAGGATCACCGGCGCACACCGCACATGGCTGGCCTCGGACGGCTCCGGCAAAGCACCTGTCGATCCGCCGAGGAAGGCAATGGGCGACCTGCTCGGACACGCGGTTCGTTTCGGGGATGCGAAGGATGCCATGGCAGCGGGGGAAGGTATCGAAACCATCCTGTCGCTGCGTCAGGCTTTGCCCACCATGCCGATGGTTTCCGCGCTCTCGGCCGGACATCTCGCTGCCATCCTGTTTCCGCCGCAACTGCGCACGCTCTATATCGTCCGCGACAACGATCCGGCAGGTGACAGCGCACGCGATAGCCTGGTGAACCGGGCGCACGAGGCCGGGATCAAGGC
Protein-coding sequences here:
- a CDS encoding antitoxin of toxin-antitoxin stability system yields the protein MPEIIETTVYRLDELSEAAKDKARAWYREGGFDYDWYDAVYEDFQRIAEILGLNLKTRTVRLMGGGTRQAPCICFRGFWSQGDGACFETFYSYRKNAPRRIREYAPQDTELHRIADTLQAIQRRNFYQLRADASHRGHYYHEYCMSIAVERDSPTWQDMTADAEEAVIEALRDLARWLYRQLEREYDYLSSDEAVDATIAANEYTFTATGRRFG
- a CDS encoding ParB/RepB/Spo0J family partition protein, whose amino-acid sequence is MATAVQKITLSSSRDIPFNKLVLSQSNVRRVKAGISVEELAESIARRGLIQSLHVRPVVDAEGKETGMFEVPAGGRRFRALELLVKQKRLAKIAPVPCVVSEASADVLIDEVSLAENIERAPLHPLDQFRAFQAMREKGMTEETIAAAFFVDSKVVKQRLRLVSVSPALLDVYAEDGMTLEQLMAFSVSSDHARQEQVWEAIRDGWQKEPYHIRRLLTETTVRAADKRAVFVGIDAYEEAGGCVLRDLFQQDDGGWLQDPVLLDRLVGEKLKAEGEAIAAEGWKWIEVAITFPYGHDHGLRQIVGTTVDLSEEERATREALRDEYDRLEVEYGEADELPDEIDARLGEIELALETFERRPMTFEPDQISMAGVFISIDADGALLIERGYVRAEDETPAEPEAEIVDPETGEVIQRTEPEVSRMGAVITLGGQAVETEEEDEADIIKPLPDRLVSELTAHRTLALRDAVAVNPHVAMTALLHRLAMDCFMPHSSKGCLEAQVREVHLPAQAEDLRDSASAKAIADRHERWGDHVPADDAALWDWLTDLDDGWRMELLAHCVSFGVNALYEKPNPYSGTGVSQHGLDIRLSQADRLARSTGLDMVAVGWRPTVGNYLGRVTKPRILEAVREGAGDRAAELIGHLKKGDMAKEAERLLAETGWLPEPLRMADEGIEVDPASGTAAEADNLPDFLSGDGEDDPADDEEEQHMVAAE
- a CDS encoding DUF6088 family protein, producing MTRLTEQILAHATGLPEGMPVSAKGLLHLGNRAAVDQALSRLSERGQLIRAGRGVYLRPIASRFGTRAPSVEQAVEALATQKGEIIVSNGAAAANALGLTTQVPVRSVYLTSGRSRKIHLGKQVVELRHAPRWQLALANRPAGEAVRALAWLGPEKAEAALTTLKRKMPPGVFGELVAAAPQLPTWLAQSVGKAAYG
- a CDS encoding ArdC family protein, with translation MARQGRNLAEGGARSNLYDDITNKIIAELEQGRLPWVQPWGASPDTAPLGLPRNASTGRSYSGINILILWGAVIQHGFPAQAWLTFRQALSLGGNVRKGERGTTVVYADRFTPEDEKRRARETGEDAHAIPFLKRFTVFNAAQCDGLPDEITAVAPPPPPGLIEPQVEALIRATGIDFRIGGNRAFYMPSLDYVQVPPPQAYFEPINWHRTALHELGHASGHHSRLNRDLTGSFGSKKYAFEEMIAEQTAAFSCAALGIVPTVRHADYIGSWLEVMREDSRAIVRAASQASKAADWLLSHLLAEDTGESDASETDRRAAA
- a CDS encoding strawberry notch-like NTP hydrolase domain-containing protein, with protein sequence MNMVFPVTDPVTPMAAAPAILAAANLLLPHLERGQRVDAAILRGVMETAFGASDATGVWDWKLAYEACEVAAVLFLRKYGKALFRKAASPASRISVLAKVAGLLPTQTRRSEESQNFQQFSTPIPLGLAALTAAAITPDDRVLEPSAGTGLLAILAQTIGGSLILNELAETRADLLAQLFPAFAVTQFDAAQIDDHLPPDAVPSAVLMNPPFSVMANVSGRVADAAYRHVVSALARLAPGGRLVTITGAGFGPEAPAWRDAFIRLQARGRVVFSAAIDGAVYAKHGTTIDTRLTVIDKLPADDPASLPASPGIAPDVATLIGWIEEQVPPRLPVSLPKIVVSAWATAPKTVRGYLARSAATRSVAASPNDPDGVELAYETVDWTPPEGARLSDAIYEEYALQSLRIAGAQPHPTKLVQSAAMASVAPPKPSYRPMLPPDICARLSDAQLETVIYAGEAHADHLAGAWTVDEHFDNVSAAPEDAAGSIRFRRGFMLGDGTGAGKGRQSAAIILDNWLRGRRKAIWISKSDKLIEDAQRDWSALGMERLLVTPLSRFPQGKPITLSEGILFTTYATLRSDDRGEKVSRVKQIVEWLGSDFDGAIIFDESHSMQNAGGGKGERGDVAASQQGRAGLRLQHALPDARVVYVSATGATTVHNLAYAQRLGLWGGEDFPFQTRAEFVEAIESGGVAAMEVLARDLRSLGLYTARSLSYDGVEYELIEHQLTDEQRHIYDSYAAAFAVIHGNLDAAMEAANITGSEGTLNRQAKSAARSAFESTKQRFFGHLLTSTKTPTLIRSIEADLEAGHAAVIQIVSTGEALMERRLSEIPTEEWNDISVDVTPREYVGSYLQHSFPVQLYEPFTDGEGNLSSRPVFRDGQPVECREAVARRNEMLEQLGSLPPVPGALDQIVQRFGTDMVAEVTGRSRRIVRKGDGASARLAVENRAPSANLAETSAFMDDQKRILVFSDAGGTGRSYHAELSAKNQRLRVHYLLEPGWKADAAIQGLGRTNRTNQAQPPLFRPIATDVKAEKRFLSTIARRLDTLGAITRGQRQTGGQGLFRPEDNLESAYARDALRQLYLLIVRGKVEGCSLERFEAATGLKLMDSTGIKDDLPPITTFLNRLLALTIELQGILFSAFEQLLQARIDGAIASGTYDMGLETLKAESFIVTDRQVIHTHPGTGAETRLLTLTERRRNQPVSLDAALAELDDPRARLLINERSGRAAVQIPTTSIMLDDGEIERRVRLIRPMEAMNIPVRAMGDTHWIEADRSAFNAAWKTELAEVPEFTDSTLHIVTGLLLPIWKRLPQESSRVYRLQTDEGERIIGRRVSPAWAANASTSGVTNSLTPDAAYAALIEGRTILDLAEGLQLRRVRVMGANRIELTCFTDAMRDRLRAYGLFSEIISWKLRFFVPVDATGPEIIGKLLDRFPALRIGEREAA